In one window of Halopiger aswanensis DNA:
- the melA gene encoding alpha-galactosidase, translating to MTNITFIGAGSVVFATNLLTDIYSFDRLQDSTITLMDIDPQRLERTAEVGEAVVDHHDLPGDIRTTTDRREALEGADYVLNMINVGGEEPFENEIRIPEAYGVKQAVGDTLGPGGVFRALRTAPTVLDIARDMEELCPDALLLNYTNPMAMLCWAVDEATDVDVVGLCHSVQHTTEAIGRYLDVSSDDIEHWVAGINHMAWYLELERDGEDCYPALREAASDPDVYEQDPVRFDVMEHFGAFITESSHHLSEYLPYFRTDDDLIEELTPDEDFGHYTVEWMPTGRYLEHWQSYQPALEEDEFEVTEDDVALERSADYGSRVIHSIETDETRRMNLNVRNDTDAIANLPTDACVEVPCLVDGRGIHPCSVGNLPPQLAALNRSNIAVQERAVDAILDRDETALRQAVKLDPLTAAALDLETIDEMVDDLLAANAEYLPDLH from the coding sequence ATGACGAACATTACCTTCATCGGCGCCGGGAGCGTCGTCTTCGCAACGAACCTGCTGACGGACATCTACTCGTTCGACCGCTTGCAAGACAGCACGATCACGCTGATGGATATCGATCCGCAGCGGCTCGAGCGGACGGCCGAAGTCGGCGAGGCGGTCGTCGACCACCACGACCTTCCGGGTGACATCCGAACCACGACGGATCGACGCGAGGCCCTCGAGGGAGCCGACTACGTGCTGAATATGATCAACGTCGGCGGCGAAGAACCGTTCGAGAACGAGATCCGTATCCCCGAGGCGTACGGCGTGAAACAAGCCGTCGGCGATACGCTGGGCCCCGGTGGGGTCTTCCGCGCCCTGCGGACTGCGCCGACGGTCCTCGACATCGCTCGCGATATGGAGGAGCTGTGCCCCGACGCGCTCCTGCTGAACTACACCAACCCGATGGCGATGCTCTGCTGGGCGGTCGACGAAGCGACTGACGTCGACGTCGTCGGGCTCTGTCACAGCGTCCAGCACACGACCGAGGCTATCGGCCGCTACCTCGACGTCTCGAGCGACGACATCGAGCACTGGGTCGCCGGTATCAACCACATGGCGTGGTACCTCGAGTTAGAACGCGACGGCGAGGATTGCTATCCGGCGCTCCGCGAGGCTGCGTCCGATCCTGACGTCTACGAGCAGGATCCGGTCCGATTCGACGTGATGGAGCACTTCGGCGCGTTCATTACCGAATCGAGCCACCACCTGAGCGAGTACCTCCCGTACTTCCGGACGGATGACGACCTCATCGAGGAGTTGACGCCGGACGAAGACTTCGGCCACTACACCGTCGAGTGGATGCCGACGGGACGGTATCTGGAGCACTGGCAGTCTTACCAGCCGGCCCTCGAGGAGGACGAGTTCGAGGTAACCGAGGACGACGTCGCCCTCGAGCGCTCCGCCGACTACGGATCCCGAGTCATCCACTCGATCGAAACCGACGAAACCCGCCGGATGAATCTCAACGTCAGAAACGACACCGACGCGATCGCGAACCTGCCGACCGACGCCTGCGTCGAGGTTCCGTGTCTCGTCGACGGGCGGGGAATTCATCCCTGTTCCGTCGGTAATCTTCCCCCGCAGCTCGCGGCGTTGAACCGTTCGAATATCGCCGTCCAGGAACGCGCCGTCGACGCGATCCTCGATCGGGACGAGACTGCCCTGCGACAGGCCGTGAAACTCGATCCGCTGACGGCGGCCGCGCTCGATCTCGAGACGATCGACGAGATGGTCGACGACCTGCTCGCCGCGAACGCCGAGTATCTCCCCGACCTGCACTGA